The region GATCTGGCCCGGACTGGTATATTTTGGAACACCAGTTCCACCGGGGATGGGCTGACCGTCCGGGCCTATCTGCATAGCTCCGGGAAATGTCCCACCACCATTGCCACCCATGGTCCGCTTGAGAAAATAGACGAAAGAAGACATCAACCGAGCGGCGATACGCTCGGAATTCTGATAGTCTTCAAAGTCGTGCATGGTCATGATCAGCGGGGTCAGCCAAGGCATGCCGCGAGACTGGGAAGCGCGTTCACGCTTGAAAATATGCTGGATCTGCCCTGCAGGAATGCGGCGGGATTCGCCGGAATAACGGATAAAAGACCCGTCACCGGGATGGACGGGCAAAATGTGATAGGCAAGGGGCTTGCCATAACTGCTGTATTCAATGCCATGGCGGGCGTACTTTCCGCCCTCAAGCTCACCGTGTACCATGCGGTCGAGCTGGTCGGTTTCGATCAGCTCGATACCCAGCGGCACCACACCCTTTTCCAGTAATTCCGGGTCCGGGTGAGTATGAACGAGGATTTCGCCATCCTGATACAGGTGGCGCACAACCAGCTCCTGCAGCTCGGAAAGTTTGACCTCTTTGGCCCACTTTTTATAAATCTTTTCAAGCCTGGTATTTTTTCTGGTATCCAGCTTTTTATCAGCCTTGCGGCACCCGGCTTGCGGGAAAATGCCCTTGTAGATCACGTTGTCACAGATACGCTTAAGCGTACCGGAAACGTATTCCGAGTTGCGCGCCAGATCGCGGGCACGGGCTACGGTTAAATCACGGTCTTTGCTGATCAGGTTATCAGCGGATTCCTTGGAGGGACGCCAGCGGGCATTCGGCCCTTTGCGGGTAGCGGCCTTGTAGGAAAGCAAGGCTTGACGGCCACGGGAAA is a window of Maridesulfovibrio sp. DNA encoding:
- a CDS encoding phage portal protein, with the translated sequence MSAPEHLTRSEKIFNGWTNTVSACLGIFSPSAALEFSRGRQALLSYKAATRKGPNARWRPSKESADNLISKDRDLTVARARDLARNSEYVSGTLKRICDNVIYKGIFPQAGCRKADKKLDTRKNTRLEKIYKKWAKEVKLSELQELVVRHLYQDGEILVHTHPDPELLEKGVVPLGIELIETDQLDRMVHGELEGGKYARHGIEYSSYGKPLAYHILPVHPGDGSFIRYSGESRRIPAGQIQHIFKRERASQSRGMPWLTPLIMTMHDFEDYQNSERIAARLMSSFVYFLKRTMGGNGGGTFPGAMQIGPDGQPIPGGTGVPKYTSPGQIVELPPGFEPEAQQYTRGGEAYTSFTKGTLKGAAVGAGVSYETFSNDFTDASYSSARSGTLLERRGYEVLQNFINERFNDPIWEKFISFLRMTGLFSGALDNEVPVTWQNPGWAWIDPLKDSRATELEIQLGITSRQEACAKQGKDFFEVADKLEQETERLKEIKLLEADDVALAA